The genomic stretch TCGGGCGAAGTCGGGGGTCCGATTCGGCCACGAGGGGGGATGATACACATCCTTTCGGAGAATGCAACGGAGTAGATCTCGTGCGCCCGTGATCGGGAGCAGCCGGTGGCCGAGGTCCAGCAGCAGACTCGTGACCTAACGTTAGCCGCGCCCTATTCATTCACGCGTTCCGCGCATGCCGCCCCGTCGTTTTCGGGGTTGTTCACCGTCATGTCGACCGGGTATGCTTCCATGTCCTCGGCGGGAAGGGCACGAGGAGTTGAGTCAAGTCGGCGTCGGTGATGTCCCACTGCCCGTATGCGCGCGGATCCAGGATCACCGGCATGCGGTCGTGGATGGGCTGCATGAGGGCGTTGGCGCGGGTCACGATGATGGCGCAGCATCCGACGGCCTGTCCATCGGGACGCCGCCACTCTTCCCAGAGACCCGCGGCCAGGGGCAGGCCGTCCTTTAGACGGATGAAATAGGGTTGTCTGATGCGGCACTCATAGAATCCATCCGCGGGGATGAGACAGCGGTGCCGGCGGAAGGCGCTGCGGAACGCGGGCTTGTGGCTACGGTCTCGGCACGGGCGTTGATCATCGAATGGCCGGTCGTCTCGTTCGCTGCCCAATGCGGCACGAGCCCCCAGCGCAGCAGGGTCACCTCGCGTCGGCCCTCCTGGGATCGCCGGATCACCGGTACCTCCTGGGAGGGCGATGTTATAGCGGGGCCGAAGGTCCGGCGTGCACGGTAGCGCGAACCGGGCGACGAGCGTCTCGGGATCGGCGTACAGCGCGTAGCGTCCACACATGTGGATAGGATAGACCGGGCGCGGCTCGAAAAGGGCAGGGGCTCGATCCGGCGCAGTAACGGCTCGCCGGGACGACGTACCCTTCCGGTCTGTCTTCACGGCGGCGGCGGAGGAGGGGAGGGTTCGGCGTGGTGTCGAGCGATGCCTTGCATTCCTTCAGCGCTTGTGAGAAAACCTGCTGCGTTCCGGCGGGAAACGCAGGGGAGTAATATAAAGAATAGGGAGTGGCCCTGCCTGGCGCGCCGAGGATGCAGCGCCCTCCCTTTGCTCGCGACGATTTTTTCACAAGCGCTCGGGCCGTGGGGCCCCGGAGACCGGCGCCTTCGCCGCGGGGCGATGGCGAGAAAGACGGGTTGGCACGGAGACCTGGGGTTGAAAGAAGTCGCACAGAGGGGGAGCTTCCTGACCGGTATCGTTCTCGGGTTATGCCTCCTGCTCGGCTCTCCGGCATTCGCGGGTACGCGCATCGCGGTATTGGATTTCGAATTGAATGACTTGACCTTACTGCCCCGCACGCCGGAAGAGCTGGCGCGGACCGCCGGGGTGGCGCCGTCGCTGCGGGAGGCGCTGGTGAAAAAGGGTGGCTATGAATCCGTTGCCATCGGCCCGGCTGCCCAGGCACAGGCGAACGTGTCCTTCGGTTATCTTTTCGATCACACCGAGGTCGCCGCACAGTTGGGTGAACGGTTGGGGGTCGACTGGATCGCAATCGGACGGGTTCACAAGCCGAGTTTCTTATTCGCTTATTTGAAGGTCCGTTTGGTCAACACGAGGACCCGGCGGCTGGTGGGCGACTTTGTGGTCGAGGTCAAGGGCTATTTGAAGAAACTGACGGAGCGGGGAGCGGCGATCTTGGCGGACCAGATCGATCAAACCATCCACCCGAAAACGCCGTAGGCGGGGTTCGAGCACGAAACCGGGCATGCGACGCCGCTCCTGCCGCGCCGGGCCGCCCTTGCGAGCCTACGGGGCTCTTTCAAAGGTCGCGAACCGTCCAGGCGTCGTTCGAATAAACCGCGCCCGAAGGCGCGGGCCTTCGTCACCAGGGCGGCTCGGGGACGTCGCAGGCCCGACGCCGATAGCGCTCGATGAGCGCCCGCGTCGAGCCGTCTTGGTCCGGGGCCGGTATCTGCCCGCGGAGATCCGCCGCCACCTCGCCCGCCAGCGTCTTGCCGAGTTCGACACCCCACTGGTCGAAGGAGTCGATGCCGAGGATCACGCCCTCGGTGAAGGTCTTGTGCTCATAGAGAGCGATAAGCGCGCCGAGCGTCTCTGGTGTCAGGCGCTCGTAGTACAGGGTGTTGCTGGGCCGGTTGCCGGGACAGACGCGGTGCGGCGCGAGGCGCTCGACCTCGGTCTCCGGGACGCCACGGGCGCGCATCTCGGCCCCGACCTCGGCGGCGCTTCTGCCGCGCATCAAGGCCTGTGATTGGGCGATGCAGTTCGCCACCAGAAGCTCGTGCTGTTCCTCAGGGGGATAGTGACCGTGCAGGGCCATCAGAAAATCGACCGGGATGACTAAAGTGCCCTGATGGATTAGTTGAAAGAAGGCATGCTGCCCGTTGGTGCCGGGCGCGCCCCACACGACCGGCGCGCTCCGATAATCGAGCGCGCTTCCAGACAGTGTGACGCCCTTGCCGTTGCTCTCCATCTCGAGCTGCTGAAGATAGGCGGGCAGGTACTCGAGGTGCTGATCGTAGGGGATCACGGCGCGGCTCTGTGCGCAGAAGAAGTCCGCATACCAGAGATTCAGGAGCCCGAGCACGACCGGGAGATTGGCCTCGAGGGGCGCGCTGCGGAAATGGCGGTCGATGCGATACGCACCTTCGAGGAGTCGCTCGAAGACCTCCATGCCGAGAGAGAGCACGATGGGCAGCCCGATGGCCGACCACAACGAGTAGCGTCCCCCCACCCAGTCCCAGAACTCGAAGACGTGCTCCGGGTCGATCCCGAAGGCCGCGGTGGCCGTCATGTTCGTGGACACCGCGACGAAATGGCGGCCGATCGCTGCCGCATCTCCCGTGCGCGCGATGAACCAGCGCCGCGCGGTCTCGGCGTTGTGCAGGGTCTCCTGCGTGGTGAAGGTCTTCGAGGCGATCACGAAGAGCGTGGTGTGGGGTTCGACCCGGGCCAGGGTCTCGGCGATGTCCGTCGGATCGACGTTGGAGACGAAATGCACGCGCAGGCCGCGCTTTTGATACGGCCGCAAGGCTCGGGTCACCAGAAGCGGTCCGAGGTGCGATCCGCCGATCCCGATGTTGACGATGTCGGTGAAGGGTGCCCCGCTCATGCCGCGGTACTCGCCGTTGTGCACGGCCTCGCTGAAGATACGCATGCGCGCGAGCACCGTGCGCACCGAGGGCATCACATCCTCGCCGTCCACCCTGACGGCCTCCGGTCCGCGGTTGCGCAAGGCGGTGTGCAGGACCGCCCGCCCTTCCGTGGTATTGATATGCTCGCCCGCGAACATACGCTCGATCGCATGCCCGAGCCGCGCCGTGTGCGCCAGGTCGTGCAGTAGACGCACGGTCTCTGCGACGATCCGGTTCTTGGAGTAATCGAGGTAGAGCCCGGCGTCCTCCAGAGAAAATCGCGAAACCCGCACCGGGTCCTCATCGAACAGCGCGCGCATATGCACGTCCGCCATGCGCGCCTGATGCGCTTGAAGCGCCTGCCAGGCCGGGGTTTGCGAGATGAGTGGTTGTTGCGCTATGGGCACGGGCTTCTCCTCAAATAAATGTAGGCGGGTTAGCCGTGCTTTTCTGCGGCCTAACCCACCCGCACGACCCTACCAGCTGCGACCCTCAGGCCGGATAGACTCCCCCTCCGTCGATCAATATCGTTCGATAC from Pseudomonadota bacterium encodes the following:
- a CDS encoding SOS response-associated peptidase, producing the protein MPADGFYECRIRQPYFIRLKDGLPLAAGLWEEWRRPDGQAVGCCAIIVTRANALMQPIHDRMPVILDPRAYGQWDITDADLTQLLVPFPPRTWKHTRST
- a CDS encoding SOS response-associated peptidase — translated: MTLLRWGLVPHWAANETTGHSMINARAETVATSPRSAAPSAGTAVSSPRMDSMSAASDNPISSV
- a CDS encoding DUF3280 domain-containing protein, which encodes MDFELNDLTLLPRTPEELARTAGVAPSLREALVKKGGYESVAIGPAAQAQANVSFGYLFDHTEVAAQLGERLGVDWIAIGRVHKPSFLFAYLKVRLVNTRTRRLVGDFVVEVKGYLKKLTERGAAILADQIDQTIHPKTP
- the pgi gene encoding glucose-6-phosphate isomerase, producing the protein MADVHMRALFDEDPVRVSRFSLEDAGLYLDYSKNRIVAETVRLLHDLAHTARLGHAIERMFAGEHINTTEGRAVLHTALRNRGPEAVRVDGEDVMPSVRTVLARMRIFSEAVHNGEYRGMSGAPFTDIVNIGIGGSHLGPLLVTRALRPYQKRGLRVHFVSNVDPTDIAETLARVEPHTTLFVIASKTFTTQETLHNAETARRWFIARTGDAAAIGRHFVAVSTNMTATAAFGIDPEHVFEFWDWVGGRYSLWSAIGLPIVLSLGMEVFERLLEGAYRIDRHFRSAPLEANLPVVLGLLNLWYADFFCAQSRAVIPYDQHLEYLPAYLQQLEMESNGKGVTLSGSALDYRSAPVVWGAPGTNGQHAFFQLIHQGTLVIPVDFLMALHGHYPPEEQHELLVANCIAQSQALMRGRSAAEVGAEMRARGVPETEVERLAPHRVCPGNRPSNTLYYERLTPETLGALIALYEHKTFTEGVILGIDSFDQWGVELGKTLAGEVAADLRGQIPAPDQDGSTRALIERYRRRACDVPEPPW